A window from Dermacentor albipictus isolate Rhodes 1998 colony chromosome 10, USDA_Dalb.pri_finalv2, whole genome shotgun sequence encodes these proteins:
- the LOC135915810 gene encoding NF-kappa-B inhibitor alpha-like isoform X3, translating into MASLEDKRKKRHSSSSVVALTSMERTSTPERLHEEKPSTMSRRTSAGPRKAGASEGRTDLTPSSPPLSPLKKDERKSLTDSGYDAGYTSMSCSTATDPDIISKSTCSMLDSGVLDEEAHHSGEIKTTASASATKLDSGYIEPSSSALLLEEDCETQLLSRKLGVREMYAQDDDGDTLLHVSVIKGWTSLLLRIIRETPHPDLLDIQNDCGQTALHVAALCSRHHEARLLVVAGATVDVTDDGGRTPLHLACQRGDCRLSSDLLADVTEPRYGVRPGRRDSARTAALVSQRMLTGDTALHLAVRSGSLDLIELLLHHVPDPNVRERYCGATPLHLACRLGRPDLADVLLRSGRVDVNATDYGRKTALRHLWDAQRQNPRSKDLLRLVLLLRDHGGTPIVDPGSEDEDDSEDSSEDYNDSEDDEEDVQAVANAINSRLTHGTPRVNDIGTS; encoded by the exons AGAGAAGCCAAGCACAATGAGCAGAAGGACGTCTGCTGGACCTCGGAAAGCGGGGGCATCGGAAGGTCGTACCGACCTGACGCCGTCGTCTCCGCCACTGTCGCCATTGAAGAAGGACGAACGCAAGTCCCTGACGGATTCAGGATACGATGCGGGCTATACCTCCATGAGCTGCTCCACTG CAACAGATCCGGACATCATCTCCAAGTCAACCTGCAGCATGCTGGACTCCGGTGTGCTCGACGAGGAAGCTCATCACAGCGGTGAGATCAAGACCACGGCGTCAGCGTCGGCAACAAAACTGGACAGCGGCTACATCGAGCCGTCCTCGTCGGCATTGTTGCTTGAGGAGGACTGCGAGACACAGCTGCTGAGCCGGAAGCTTGGTGTGCGAGAGATGTATGCGCAAGACGACGACGGTGACAC GCTCCTTCACGTTTCTGTCATCAAAGGCTGGACAAGTCTGCTTCTGCGCATAATCCGCGAAACACCGCATCCGGATCTCCTGGACATCCAGAATGACTGCGGCCAG ACTGCTCTCCACGTGGCCGCTCTGTGCAGCAGACACCATGAGGCCCGCCTGCTTGTTGTCGCCGGGGCAACGGTGGACGTGACGGACGATGGTGGCCGAACGCCGCTGCACCTCGCCTGCCAACGAGGCGACTGCAGGTTGTCCAGCGACCTGCTTGCGGATGTTACCGAG CCCCGTTACGGCGTGCGGCCTGGGCGGCGCGACTCAGCCCGCACCGCTGCCTTGGTGTCCCAAAGGATGCTGACAGGTGACACGGCTCTCCACCTGGCGGTCCGGTCCGGCTCGCTGGATCTCATTGAGCTGCTGCTGCACCACGTGCCCGACCCCAACGTTCGG GAACGGTACTGTGGTGCCACTCCTCTCCACTTGGCCTGCCGGCTGGGCCGGCCAGACCTGGCCGATGTGCTGCTCAGGTCTGGCCGTGTCGATGTCAACGCCACTGACTATGGCCGCAAGACGGCGCTGCGCCACCTGTGGGACGCGCAGCGGCAGAATCCGCGCAGCAAGGACTTGCTGCgcttggtgctgctgctgcgagACCACGGCGGCACACCCATTGTTGACCCAGGTTCCGAGGACGAGGATGACTCGGAGGACAGCTCAGAAGATTACAATGACTCTGAG GATGACGAAGAGGATGTTCAAGCAGTGGCCAACGCCATTAACAGCAGGCTGACACACGGGACGCCCCGAGTGAATGACATCGGTACCTCATAG
- the LOC135915810 gene encoding NF-kappa-B inhibitor alpha-like isoform X2 produces MASLEDKRKKRHSSSSVVALTSMERTSTPERLHEEKPSTMSRRTSAGPRKAGASEGRTDLTPSSPPLSPLKKDERKSLTDSGYDAGYTSMSCSTDPDIISKSTCSMLDSGVLDEEAHHSGEIKTTASASATKLDSGYIEPSSSALLLEEDCETQLLSRKLGVREMYAQDDDGDTLLHVSVIKGWTSLLLRIIRETPHPDLLDIQNDCGQTALHVAALCSRHHEARLLVVAGATVDVTDDGGRTPLHLACQRGDCRLSSDLLADVTEEETDFLQPRYGVRPGRRDSARTAALVSQRMLTGDTALHLAVRSGSLDLIELLLHHVPDPNVRERYCGATPLHLACRLGRPDLADVLLRSGRVDVNATDYGRKTALRHLWDAQRQNPRSKDLLRLVLLLRDHGGTPIVDPGSEDEDDSEDSSEDYNDSEDDEEDVQAVANAINSRLTHGTPRVNDIGTS; encoded by the exons AGAGAAGCCAAGCACAATGAGCAGAAGGACGTCTGCTGGACCTCGGAAAGCGGGGGCATCGGAAGGTCGTACCGACCTGACGCCGTCGTCTCCGCCACTGTCGCCATTGAAGAAGGACGAACGCAAGTCCCTGACGGATTCAGGATACGATGCGGGCTATACCTCCATGAGCTGCTCCACTG ATCCGGACATCATCTCCAAGTCAACCTGCAGCATGCTGGACTCCGGTGTGCTCGACGAGGAAGCTCATCACAGCGGTGAGATCAAGACCACGGCGTCAGCGTCGGCAACAAAACTGGACAGCGGCTACATCGAGCCGTCCTCGTCGGCATTGTTGCTTGAGGAGGACTGCGAGACACAGCTGCTGAGCCGGAAGCTTGGTGTGCGAGAGATGTATGCGCAAGACGACGACGGTGACAC GCTCCTTCACGTTTCTGTCATCAAAGGCTGGACAAGTCTGCTTCTGCGCATAATCCGCGAAACACCGCATCCGGATCTCCTGGACATCCAGAATGACTGCGGCCAG ACTGCTCTCCACGTGGCCGCTCTGTGCAGCAGACACCATGAGGCCCGCCTGCTTGTTGTCGCCGGGGCAACGGTGGACGTGACGGACGATGGTGGCCGAACGCCGCTGCACCTCGCCTGCCAACGAGGCGACTGCAGGTTGTCCAGCGACCTGCTTGCGGATGTTACCGAG GAGGAGACTGACTTCTTGCAGCCCCGTTACGGCGTGCGGCCTGGGCGGCGCGACTCAGCCCGCACCGCTGCCTTGGTGTCCCAAAGGATGCTGACAGGTGACACGGCTCTCCACCTGGCGGTCCGGTCCGGCTCGCTGGATCTCATTGAGCTGCTGCTGCACCACGTGCCCGACCCCAACGTTCGG GAACGGTACTGTGGTGCCACTCCTCTCCACTTGGCCTGCCGGCTGGGCCGGCCAGACCTGGCCGATGTGCTGCTCAGGTCTGGCCGTGTCGATGTCAACGCCACTGACTATGGCCGCAAGACGGCGCTGCGCCACCTGTGGGACGCGCAGCGGCAGAATCCGCGCAGCAAGGACTTGCTGCgcttggtgctgctgctgcgagACCACGGCGGCACACCCATTGTTGACCCAGGTTCCGAGGACGAGGATGACTCGGAGGACAGCTCAGAAGATTACAATGACTCTGAG GATGACGAAGAGGATGTTCAAGCAGTGGCCAACGCCATTAACAGCAGGCTGACACACGGGACGCCCCGAGTGAATGACATCGGTACCTCATAG
- the LOC135915810 gene encoding NF-kappa-B inhibitor alpha-like isoform X1: MASLEDKRKKRHSSSSVVALTSMERTSTPERLHEEKPSTMSRRTSAGPRKAGASEGRTDLTPSSPPLSPLKKDERKSLTDSGYDAGYTSMSCSTATDPDIISKSTCSMLDSGVLDEEAHHSGEIKTTASASATKLDSGYIEPSSSALLLEEDCETQLLSRKLGVREMYAQDDDGDTLLHVSVIKGWTSLLLRIIRETPHPDLLDIQNDCGQTALHVAALCSRHHEARLLVVAGATVDVTDDGGRTPLHLACQRGDCRLSSDLLADVTEEETDFLQPRYGVRPGRRDSARTAALVSQRMLTGDTALHLAVRSGSLDLIELLLHHVPDPNVRERYCGATPLHLACRLGRPDLADVLLRSGRVDVNATDYGRKTALRHLWDAQRQNPRSKDLLRLVLLLRDHGGTPIVDPGSEDEDDSEDSSEDYNDSEDDEEDVQAVANAINSRLTHGTPRVNDIGTS; this comes from the exons AGAGAAGCCAAGCACAATGAGCAGAAGGACGTCTGCTGGACCTCGGAAAGCGGGGGCATCGGAAGGTCGTACCGACCTGACGCCGTCGTCTCCGCCACTGTCGCCATTGAAGAAGGACGAACGCAAGTCCCTGACGGATTCAGGATACGATGCGGGCTATACCTCCATGAGCTGCTCCACTG CAACAGATCCGGACATCATCTCCAAGTCAACCTGCAGCATGCTGGACTCCGGTGTGCTCGACGAGGAAGCTCATCACAGCGGTGAGATCAAGACCACGGCGTCAGCGTCGGCAACAAAACTGGACAGCGGCTACATCGAGCCGTCCTCGTCGGCATTGTTGCTTGAGGAGGACTGCGAGACACAGCTGCTGAGCCGGAAGCTTGGTGTGCGAGAGATGTATGCGCAAGACGACGACGGTGACAC GCTCCTTCACGTTTCTGTCATCAAAGGCTGGACAAGTCTGCTTCTGCGCATAATCCGCGAAACACCGCATCCGGATCTCCTGGACATCCAGAATGACTGCGGCCAG ACTGCTCTCCACGTGGCCGCTCTGTGCAGCAGACACCATGAGGCCCGCCTGCTTGTTGTCGCCGGGGCAACGGTGGACGTGACGGACGATGGTGGCCGAACGCCGCTGCACCTCGCCTGCCAACGAGGCGACTGCAGGTTGTCCAGCGACCTGCTTGCGGATGTTACCGAG GAGGAGACTGACTTCTTGCAGCCCCGTTACGGCGTGCGGCCTGGGCGGCGCGACTCAGCCCGCACCGCTGCCTTGGTGTCCCAAAGGATGCTGACAGGTGACACGGCTCTCCACCTGGCGGTCCGGTCCGGCTCGCTGGATCTCATTGAGCTGCTGCTGCACCACGTGCCCGACCCCAACGTTCGG GAACGGTACTGTGGTGCCACTCCTCTCCACTTGGCCTGCCGGCTGGGCCGGCCAGACCTGGCCGATGTGCTGCTCAGGTCTGGCCGTGTCGATGTCAACGCCACTGACTATGGCCGCAAGACGGCGCTGCGCCACCTGTGGGACGCGCAGCGGCAGAATCCGCGCAGCAAGGACTTGCTGCgcttggtgctgctgctgcgagACCACGGCGGCACACCCATTGTTGACCCAGGTTCCGAGGACGAGGATGACTCGGAGGACAGCTCAGAAGATTACAATGACTCTGAG GATGACGAAGAGGATGTTCAAGCAGTGGCCAACGCCATTAACAGCAGGCTGACACACGGGACGCCCCGAGTGAATGACATCGGTACCTCATAG
- the LOC135915810 gene encoding NF-kappa-B inhibitor alpha-like isoform X4 — protein MSRRTSAGPRKAGASEGRTDLTPSSPPLSPLKKDERKSLTDSGYDAGYTSMSCSTATDPDIISKSTCSMLDSGVLDEEAHHSGEIKTTASASATKLDSGYIEPSSSALLLEEDCETQLLSRKLGVREMYAQDDDGDTLLHVSVIKGWTSLLLRIIRETPHPDLLDIQNDCGQTALHVAALCSRHHEARLLVVAGATVDVTDDGGRTPLHLACQRGDCRLSSDLLADVTEEETDFLQPRYGVRPGRRDSARTAALVSQRMLTGDTALHLAVRSGSLDLIELLLHHVPDPNVRERYCGATPLHLACRLGRPDLADVLLRSGRVDVNATDYGRKTALRHLWDAQRQNPRSKDLLRLVLLLRDHGGTPIVDPGSEDEDDSEDSSEDYNDSEDDEEDVQAVANAINSRLTHGTPRVNDIGTS, from the exons ATGAGCAGAAGGACGTCTGCTGGACCTCGGAAAGCGGGGGCATCGGAAGGTCGTACCGACCTGACGCCGTCGTCTCCGCCACTGTCGCCATTGAAGAAGGACGAACGCAAGTCCCTGACGGATTCAGGATACGATGCGGGCTATACCTCCATGAGCTGCTCCACTG CAACAGATCCGGACATCATCTCCAAGTCAACCTGCAGCATGCTGGACTCCGGTGTGCTCGACGAGGAAGCTCATCACAGCGGTGAGATCAAGACCACGGCGTCAGCGTCGGCAACAAAACTGGACAGCGGCTACATCGAGCCGTCCTCGTCGGCATTGTTGCTTGAGGAGGACTGCGAGACACAGCTGCTGAGCCGGAAGCTTGGTGTGCGAGAGATGTATGCGCAAGACGACGACGGTGACAC GCTCCTTCACGTTTCTGTCATCAAAGGCTGGACAAGTCTGCTTCTGCGCATAATCCGCGAAACACCGCATCCGGATCTCCTGGACATCCAGAATGACTGCGGCCAG ACTGCTCTCCACGTGGCCGCTCTGTGCAGCAGACACCATGAGGCCCGCCTGCTTGTTGTCGCCGGGGCAACGGTGGACGTGACGGACGATGGTGGCCGAACGCCGCTGCACCTCGCCTGCCAACGAGGCGACTGCAGGTTGTCCAGCGACCTGCTTGCGGATGTTACCGAG GAGGAGACTGACTTCTTGCAGCCCCGTTACGGCGTGCGGCCTGGGCGGCGCGACTCAGCCCGCACCGCTGCCTTGGTGTCCCAAAGGATGCTGACAGGTGACACGGCTCTCCACCTGGCGGTCCGGTCCGGCTCGCTGGATCTCATTGAGCTGCTGCTGCACCACGTGCCCGACCCCAACGTTCGG GAACGGTACTGTGGTGCCACTCCTCTCCACTTGGCCTGCCGGCTGGGCCGGCCAGACCTGGCCGATGTGCTGCTCAGGTCTGGCCGTGTCGATGTCAACGCCACTGACTATGGCCGCAAGACGGCGCTGCGCCACCTGTGGGACGCGCAGCGGCAGAATCCGCGCAGCAAGGACTTGCTGCgcttggtgctgctgctgcgagACCACGGCGGCACACCCATTGTTGACCCAGGTTCCGAGGACGAGGATGACTCGGAGGACAGCTCAGAAGATTACAATGACTCTGAG GATGACGAAGAGGATGTTCAAGCAGTGGCCAACGCCATTAACAGCAGGCTGACACACGGGACGCCCCGAGTGAATGACATCGGTACCTCATAG